The Candidatus Bathyarchaeota archaeon genome has a window encoding:
- a CDS encoding DUF126 domain-containing protein, which translates to MELRGRTISKGVAEGEALSTSQPISFYGGVNPDTSEIIEKGHELEGKRVRARMLVFPNGKGSTVGSYTLYRMKKNGMAPAGIINKECETVVAVGAIISEIPCVDKIDVSKIRTGDFVHLENGVVTIKKQ; encoded by the coding sequence ATGGAGTTAAGAGGAAGAACCATTTCAAAGGGAGTTGCAGAAGGAGAAGCCCTGAGCACATCACAACCAATCTCATTTTATGGCGGGGTTAACCCAGATACCAGCGAGATAATAGAAAAAGGGCATGAACTGGAAGGAAAAAGAGTCAGAGCTAGAATGTTAGTTTTCCCAAATGGAAAAGGATCAACCGTTGGGTCCTACACACTCTACAGAATGAAAAAGAATGGTATGGCTCCTGCCGGAATCATAAACAAAGAATGTGAAACTGTGGTCGCTGTTGGTGCTATAATCTCAGAAATTCCTTGTGTTGATAAGATTGATGTTTCAAAAATAAGAACAGGAGATTTCGTTCATTTAGAGAATGGCGTTGTCACAATAAAGAAGCAATGA
- the mvk gene encoding mevalonate kinase, with product MGRGSGFGKVILFNEHFVVYGVPGIVSAIDSTAYAEARKAGEGIVVKDERKGAKGYAEKKRTQQKDSIDRMLKAMGVSLEKASLEIWLGGTLPSFSGIGASAASSVAIARAIAEEFKLDLSDERINDITYEAEKAYAGTPSGIDNTAATYGGLIWFKRALCGGPNTIKKLSIEGPVEIVIGNTGIVADTKEMVAGVAARRKKNAEKYDRLFKQTEELVFTARKALEDFDIRKVGELMNENHRLLQEIEVSCEELDYLVNLTREEGAFGAKLTGGGGGGCMVALTPGRTLQEKVATTIENEGFKVLKTKIGIQKYKEKKDLLERRREKIGV from the coding sequence ATGGGAAGAGGTTCGGGCTTCGGAAAAGTCATCCTGTTCAACGAACACTTCGTTGTTTACGGTGTCCCAGGAATTGTTTCCGCAATTGATTCAACAGCTTACGCAGAAGCAAGAAAAGCTGGAGAAGGAATAGTGGTGAAAGATGAAAGAAAGGGTGCAAAAGGGTATGCTGAAAAGAAAAGGACTCAGCAAAAAGACTCAATAGATCGAATGCTCAAAGCTATGGGCGTTAGTCTGGAAAAAGCCTCTTTAGAGATTTGGTTGGGAGGAACCCTCCCTAGTTTCAGTGGAATCGGTGCTTCTGCTGCGAGCAGTGTTGCAATTGCCAGAGCCATAGCAGAAGAATTCAAATTGGATTTGTCCGATGAAAGAATCAATGATATTACCTATGAGGCTGAGAAAGCTTACGCTGGAACCCCTTCAGGCATTGACAATACTGCAGCGACTTATGGGGGATTGATTTGGTTCAAGAGAGCTCTATGTGGAGGACCAAACACAATCAAGAAATTGAGTATAGAAGGACCTGTTGAAATTGTCATAGGCAACACAGGAATCGTAGCTGACACTAAGGAAATGGTTGCTGGGGTTGCAGCAAGAAGGAAAAAGAATGCAGAAAAATACGATCGGCTGTTTAAGCAAACAGAAGAGTTAGTGTTCACAGCAAGGAAAGCCTTGGAAGATTTTGACATAAGAAAAGTTGGGGAGTTGATGAACGAAAATCATCGTCTACTGCAGGAAATTGAAGTTTCCTGTGAAGAACTCGATTATTTGGTAAACTTAACTCGAGAGGAAGGAGCGTTTGGAGCAAAACTCACGGGGGGTGGCGGTGGAGGCTGCATGGTAGCCTTAACCCCTGGGAGAACATTGCAGGAAAAGGTTGCAACAACAATTGAAAATGAAGGATTTAAGGTGTTGAAAACAAAAATTGGGATTCAAAAATATAAAGAAAAAAAGGACCTATTAGAAAGAAGGAGGGAGAAAATTGGGGTTTAG
- a CDS encoding aconitase X catalytic domain-containing protein, whose protein sequence is MYLTKEEERMLKGEEGYAVKKSMEILVALGDIYGAEKLIKVGSVQVAGVSYHNLGDAGLEFLNELAEDGKVRVLTTLNPAGMDLKDWKKLGIDEEFARKQNLVIDAFKKMGIIISCTCTPYLIGNLPIYGEHIAWSESSAVTFANSVIGAKTNREGGPSALAAAFVGKTPYYGLHLDENRAPDTRVHVAAKLKKISDWGALGYCIGKKAENKIPYVTGIEDANLDELKSFCASVVTYGSKPLFYMRGITPGSEKHQPPRETITIENEDIEEAYQSINDDFCTVDLVCIGCPHCSIKEIAEIAKLLKNKNISSNTEFWVACSRFVKHIADERGYTEVIERAGGKFACDTCMAVAPLRGKFRSVATTSAKGCYYSKHNDMMTKMGSLEECIEAAVKGKWS, encoded by the coding sequence ATGTATCTCACGAAAGAAGAAGAGAGAATGCTGAAGGGAGAAGAGGGCTACGCAGTAAAAAAATCCATGGAGATACTCGTCGCCTTAGGCGACATCTACGGCGCTGAAAAGCTCATAAAAGTAGGCTCTGTTCAAGTGGCAGGTGTATCATACCATAACCTCGGAGATGCTGGTCTGGAATTTCTAAACGAATTGGCAGAAGACGGGAAAGTCAGAGTGCTCACAACTTTGAATCCTGCAGGAATGGATCTGAAGGATTGGAAGAAGCTCGGGATCGACGAGGAGTTCGCAAGAAAGCAGAATTTGGTCATCGACGCCTTCAAGAAAATGGGCATAATCATCTCTTGTACGTGTACTCCTTACCTGATAGGTAACCTACCAATATACGGAGAGCATATTGCTTGGTCGGAATCCTCTGCAGTTACTTTTGCCAACTCTGTTATCGGAGCAAAGACAAATAGAGAAGGAGGCCCATCAGCTCTTGCGGCGGCTTTTGTTGGCAAAACACCGTACTATGGACTTCATCTGGACGAGAACAGAGCACCAGACACTCGTGTGCACGTAGCTGCAAAATTGAAAAAAATCTCAGATTGGGGAGCTCTTGGCTACTGTATTGGCAAGAAAGCAGAAAACAAAATCCCGTACGTAACTGGCATTGAAGATGCTAATTTAGATGAGTTGAAATCTTTCTGTGCCTCCGTGGTGACTTATGGCTCAAAACCCCTGTTCTATATGAGGGGAATAACCCCTGGATCCGAAAAACATCAACCCCCTAGAGAGACTATCACAATTGAGAATGAGGACATAGAGGAAGCATACCAAAGCATTAATGACGACTTTTGCACCGTCGATTTAGTCTGCATTGGTTGCCCCCACTGCTCAATTAAAGAAATCGCTGAAATAGCAAAGCTGCTGAAAAACAAGAATATATCTTCAAACACCGAATTCTGGGTCGCATGCTCAAGATTTGTGAAACATATCGCAGATGAAAGAGGTTACACTGAAGTAATCGAAAGGGCTGGGGGGAAATTCGCTTGTGACACTTGCATGGCTGTAGCTCCACTGAGAGGAAAATTTCGATCTGTCGCAACAACCTCTGCAAAAGGATGCTACTACTCAAAACATAACGATATGATGACAAAAATGGGAAGTCTGGAAGAATGCATAGAAGCTGCGGTGAAAGGAAAATGGAGTTAA
- the amrB gene encoding AmmeMemoRadiSam system protein B: MRVRRPCQAGSFYAATAEALKRQIKNCFTHRLGPGKTPITREGSRNIIGLVCPHAGYMYSGPVAAHSYYNLAADGKPDVVVIFGPNHRGQGSGLAVMKEGGWRTPLGDVQIDEETVNLILCKSKIIDVDELAHTYEHSIEVQLPFLQYLYGSAFKFVPISFLMQDLESSCEVGQAVAEALDGKNALIIASTDMTHYEPHETAAKKDKKALSALEKLDEEEFYSIVESNHITACGYGPVVALITAAKLLGATKGQILCYKTSGDVTGDYSAVVGYASVAVTK; the protein is encoded by the coding sequence GTGAGAGTAAGAAGACCATGCCAGGCAGGAAGCTTCTACGCTGCCACTGCAGAAGCGCTAAAAAGGCAGATAAAAAACTGTTTCACGCATAGACTAGGTCCAGGAAAAACTCCAATTACACGAGAGGGTTCAAGAAACATCATTGGCTTAGTTTGTCCCCACGCTGGCTATATGTACTCGGGTCCAGTGGCTGCCCATTCTTACTATAACTTGGCGGCTGATGGCAAACCAGATGTCGTCGTGATTTTTGGCCCAAATCATAGGGGACAAGGTAGCGGATTAGCAGTTATGAAAGAGGGGGGTTGGCGAACACCTTTGGGCGATGTGCAAATTGACGAAGAGACAGTGAATCTGATTTTGTGCAAGTCAAAAATTATTGACGTGGATGAGCTGGCACATACTTACGAGCATTCAATTGAAGTTCAACTTCCCTTTCTTCAATATCTTTACGGCTCAGCGTTCAAGTTTGTACCCATAAGCTTTCTCATGCAGGATCTTGAGTCCAGCTGCGAAGTAGGTCAGGCTGTAGCAGAGGCTTTGGATGGAAAAAACGCGTTAATCATCGCCTCTACGGATATGACCCATTATGAGCCCCATGAAACAGCTGCAAAGAAAGATAAGAAAGCACTTAGTGCCTTAGAAAAACTGGATGAAGAAGAGTTTTATTCAATTGTTGAAAGTAACCATATAACTGCTTGTGGGTACGGTCCTGTCGTGGCTCTTATTACCGCAGCTAAACTACTTGGTGCCACGAAAGGTCAAATACTCTGCTATAAAACAAGTGGTGACGTTACAGGAGATTATTCAGCCGTAGTCGGTTACGCCTCAGTCGCTGTAACAAAATAG
- a CDS encoding DUF998 domain-containing protein encodes MNERNYALFGVVGPIVAYLFIIVSIVLSPWFSWSVNALSDLGHAVRSDVAPLFNFGLLLAGFFIMIYSITAFRDHAKYASYCLLISAFLLQLVATFDEVYVFLHFRVSVLFFVSFGFASITYALEKKSILALAAFTIGLGSWILYFAGIYGAGVAVPETISSVAVVSWVMLSAFRIYLGKSV; translated from the coding sequence ATGAATGAGCGGAATTATGCCCTGTTTGGCGTTGTTGGACCTATAGTGGCTTATCTTTTCATCATTGTCTCTATAGTGCTGTCGCCTTGGTTTAGTTGGTCGGTCAACGCTTTAAGCGATCTTGGGCATGCTGTTAGAAGCGATGTTGCGCCGTTATTTAATTTCGGTTTATTGCTGGCGGGGTTCTTCATTATGATTTATTCAATCACAGCCTTTAGGGACCATGCTAAATATGCCAGCTACTGCTTGTTAATCTCGGCTTTTCTGCTTCAGTTGGTCGCGACTTTTGATGAAGTGTACGTCTTTCTCCATTTTCGGGTATCAGTATTATTTTTTGTGTCATTCGGCTTCGCCTCTATCACCTACGCCTTAGAAAAAAAGTCTATTCTAGCCTTAGCGGCGTTCACGATTGGTTTAGGTTCATGGATTTTGTATTTTGCGGGGATTTATGGTGCGGGAGTTGCTGTGCCTGAAACCATATCGTCGGTGGCAGTTGTGTCGTGGGTTATGTTGTCTGCTTTTAGAATCTACCTTGGCAAATCGGTTTAA
- a CDS encoding isopentenyl phosphate kinase family protein — translation MLEELRTEPKFKGKAEGKLVVLKLGGSVITDKEKPMTQNLDAIQRLAKEIADANVERLIIVHGGGSFGHPLAKQYKIKEGYEEQSQIEGFSKTHQAMLELNKHVVDALIRHNIAAFSVSPSSFIITKAGRIQVFYDSTLTRLLDTGFVPVLFGDVILDINIGFTILSGDQLVAALATRFKAYKIIIGADVDGLCTSDPKTDVSAQLIPHITLQRLKALLHNIEEAKVTDVTGGMLGKILELIPAINADIPAIVVNAAKEGNIYKALKEEEVIATLIEKE, via the coding sequence TTGCTAGAAGAACTGCGGACGGAGCCAAAATTTAAGGGCAAGGCTGAAGGCAAATTAGTTGTTTTGAAGCTCGGTGGCTCCGTGATAACCGATAAAGAAAAACCTATGACCCAAAATCTAGACGCCATACAACGGCTGGCAAAGGAAATAGCTGACGCAAATGTTGAGCGACTAATTATAGTGCACGGCGGCGGCAGCTTCGGTCACCCTCTAGCAAAACAATACAAGATCAAAGAAGGCTACGAAGAGCAGTCACAAATTGAAGGTTTTTCAAAAACACATCAAGCCATGCTGGAACTAAATAAACATGTTGTGGACGCTCTAATACGCCATAATATCGCAGCCTTCTCTGTTTCTCCCTCATCCTTCATAATTACGAAGGCTGGTCGAATCCAAGTCTTCTATGACAGCACGTTGACACGGCTTCTAGACACGGGGTTTGTGCCCGTGCTTTTTGGAGATGTCATTCTCGACATCAATATTGGATTCACAATACTCTCTGGTGACCAACTGGTTGCTGCCTTGGCGACAAGATTCAAGGCTTATAAGATAATTATTGGTGCAGACGTAGATGGCTTGTGCACTTCTGACCCGAAGACTGATGTTTCTGCACAGTTGATACCACATATTACGTTGCAGAGGTTGAAAGCTCTTCTACATAATATTGAAGAAGCAAAAGTAACCGACGTGACTGGGGGCATGTTGGGCAAGATTTTGGAGTTGATACCAGCTATTAATGCTGACATTCCAGCGATAGTTGTTAATGCTGCGAAGGAAGGCAACATTTACAAGGCGCTTAAGGAAGAGGAAGTAATCGCAACATTAATCGAAAAAGAGTGA
- a CDS encoding polyprenyl synthetase family protein — MEIKVEKFLERQVAIVDEMIEKYIPREFREDAVVFALNPPRYAYNLGALNKAVAEPIWEFLNRGGKRWRPSLFLLICEALGKNPKDFLEYAIIPEVIHNGTLMIDDIEDQSELRRGKPCTYKLFGLDIAINAGIAMCYLPLLSLIKNRDKIPTTMLNKAYEIYVQEMISLSFGQAMDIAWHRGLADADKIDEQDYLQMCAYKTGTLARIAAKLAAVLSGADDKLTEKLGYFAEAVGVAFQIQDDVLDLTEREFAEKKGARGMDISEGKRTLMVIHTLQIATLTDKKRLQEILRMHTNKQELRDEAIAIMARYNSIEYAKEHARKIVGESWSNVDTLLPASTAKEKLRAFADYLIQRKI; from the coding sequence ATGGAAATTAAGGTTGAGAAGTTTCTAGAAAGGCAGGTTGCCATCGTTGATGAGATGATTGAAAAGTATATTCCGAGAGAATTCAGGGAAGACGCAGTTGTCTTTGCTCTTAATCCACCGAGATATGCGTATAATCTTGGCGCCTTGAATAAGGCAGTCGCAGAACCCATTTGGGAGTTTCTTAACCGAGGTGGAAAACGTTGGAGACCCAGCCTATTCCTATTAATTTGTGAAGCATTAGGAAAGAATCCAAAAGACTTCCTAGAATACGCCATAATCCCCGAGGTCATACACAACGGAACATTGATGATAGACGACATAGAGGACCAGTCGGAATTGAGGAGAGGTAAACCATGCACTTACAAGTTGTTTGGCCTAGACATAGCAATAAACGCTGGCATCGCCATGTGCTATCTCCCCCTTCTATCTCTCATTAAAAACCGAGACAAAATCCCAACAACCATGCTAAACAAGGCTTACGAGATTTACGTGCAAGAAATGATTAGCCTAAGCTTTGGTCAAGCAATGGACATCGCGTGGCACAGAGGCTTAGCAGACGCAGACAAGATAGATGAACAAGATTACTTGCAAATGTGTGCTTATAAGACTGGAACTTTGGCGAGGATAGCGGCGAAGTTAGCTGCAGTCTTATCAGGAGCTGATGACAAGTTAACTGAAAAGCTGGGATATTTCGCAGAGGCTGTTGGCGTGGCTTTTCAGATACAAGATGACGTCTTAGACTTAACTGAAAGAGAGTTTGCTGAAAAGAAAGGGGCGCGGGGAATGGACATTTCTGAAGGCAAACGCACATTGATGGTTATCCATACTTTACAAATAGCAACGCTCACAGACAAAAAACGACTTCAAGAAATTTTGAGAATGCACACAAACAAGCAAGAGCTACGTGACGAAGCCATCGCCATAATGGCGAGGTACAACTCCATCGAGTACGCAAAAGAGCATGCACGCAAAATTGTGGGAGAAAGCTGGAGCAACGTTGACACGTTACTGCCCGCTTCAACTGCAAAAGAAAAATTAAGAGCCTTCGCCGACTATCTTATCCAAAGAAAAATTTGA
- a CDS encoding glutamate--tRNA ligase → MKKIALLNAIRHEGKAQQGPVIGKLLAEMPSLRAKAKEIAPIAVQILREVNNLSFEDQREIVEENWPEAFVRVKVEEKKRLPPLPNVDKYEVVVTRFSPNPDAPIHLGSARAIILCHEYAKMYGGKFLVRFEDTDPKLKRPQLQFYDSIKEDLEWLKCKPDEYFIQSDRLLIYYEYAERLLREGNAYICTCKSETFKKLILAKKPCSCRSLPSKEQIKRWNEMLDGTCKEGEAVVRVKTDLTHPNPAVRDWPALRIIDTETFPHPRVGSKYRVWPLYNLACGVDDHLMGVTHIIRGKEHLTNQTRQEFMYRYFGWKYPEAIHYGRMKITGASLSKSKIVQGMRDGVYKSWDDPRLATFAALRRRGIQADAIKQLMIDVGPKTQDITLSWENMYSHNRRIIEPKANRYFFVYNPGKIIVSNLPKSFVAKIPLHPDYPERGFRRFNVKPKGSVAKFWIANKDVEKMRKDQVIRFMELFNIRISSLEEDVVKAVFHSQEYKEARKVKAPLIHWIPENADARCQVVLPDASVAEGLAEEGCKQLQTDTIVQFERFGFVRIDRKKEGLITAYYCHR, encoded by the coding sequence ATGAAGAAAATCGCACTGCTAAACGCCATTAGGCATGAAGGAAAGGCGCAGCAAGGACCAGTTATCGGCAAACTACTAGCTGAAATGCCAAGCTTAAGAGCAAAGGCCAAGGAAATAGCACCTATTGCGGTACAGATTCTTAGAGAAGTCAACAACCTTAGTTTCGAAGATCAAAGAGAAATTGTAGAGGAGAACTGGCCTGAAGCTTTTGTACGAGTGAAAGTAGAAGAGAAGAAGAGACTTCCACCATTGCCGAACGTAGACAAGTATGAAGTGGTTGTGACACGTTTTTCTCCTAACCCCGACGCTCCGATCCATCTTGGCTCTGCAAGAGCCATAATTCTGTGTCACGAATATGCAAAAATGTACGGGGGAAAGTTTCTCGTGCGCTTCGAAGACACAGATCCAAAACTGAAACGTCCACAGCTACAGTTTTACGACTCCATAAAAGAAGATTTGGAATGGCTAAAATGCAAACCCGATGAGTACTTCATTCAAAGTGACCGTTTACTGATCTATTACGAATATGCAGAGCGATTACTTAGAGAAGGAAATGCTTATATCTGCACCTGCAAATCCGAAACGTTCAAAAAATTGATTTTAGCCAAGAAGCCATGCTCATGCCGCAGTCTGCCGTCCAAAGAACAGATAAAACGTTGGAACGAAATGCTTGATGGCACTTGCAAAGAAGGAGAGGCCGTTGTACGCGTCAAAACAGATCTTACGCACCCAAATCCAGCGGTTCGAGATTGGCCAGCGCTACGCATAATCGACACCGAGACTTTTCCGCATCCCCGTGTCGGCAGCAAATACCGTGTCTGGCCACTGTACAACCTCGCATGTGGCGTAGATGACCACCTCATGGGTGTAACGCATATAATACGTGGAAAAGAACATTTGACTAATCAGACTCGGCAAGAGTTTATGTATCGTTATTTTGGCTGGAAGTATCCAGAGGCAATTCATTATGGACGTATGAAAATCACTGGGGCATCTTTAAGTAAGTCAAAGATCGTGCAGGGAATGCGTGATGGAGTCTATAAGAGTTGGGACGATCCAAGGTTAGCGACTTTTGCGGCGCTTAGACGGAGAGGCATACAAGCAGATGCGATAAAGCAGTTGATGATTGATGTTGGACCTAAGACGCAAGACATAACGCTTAGCTGGGAGAACATGTATTCGCACAACAGAAGGATCATTGAGCCTAAAGCGAACCGTTACTTCTTTGTGTACAACCCTGGGAAAATAATTGTGAGCAATCTTCCCAAATCATTTGTCGCAAAAATTCCTTTGCATCCTGACTATCCTGAAAGGGGCTTTCGCAGATTCAATGTTAAACCAAAAGGCAGTGTTGCAAAGTTTTGGATAGCAAATAAAGATGTTGAGAAAATGAGGAAAGATCAAGTTATTCGGTTTATGGAGCTATTCAACATAAGAATAAGCAGTTTGGAAGAAGATGTTGTGAAAGCAGTTTTTCACAGTCAAGAGTATAAAGAAGCGAGGAAAGTTAAGGCGCCATTAATTCACTGGATTCCAGAAAACGCAGATGCAAGGTGCCAAGTGGTGTTACCTGACGCTTCAGTTGCTGAGGGTTTGGCTGAAGAGGGTTGTAAACAACTGCAAACTGATACTATTGTGCAGTTTGAACGGTTTGGTTTTGTGAGAATAGACCGTAAGAAGGAAGGGTTGATTACCGCCTATTATTGTCATCGTTAA
- a CDS encoding UbiD family decarboxylase, whose protein sequence is MGFRRFLEQLDTEGELTRVRKEVSTEYELAGIIDALKEKPIFFETVKESNIPVVAGLVSSKELVAKALNVERRQLLHKLSNAIKKPFPSPNVVKKGECQQIVEKDVDLTKLPIMKYTEKDGGKYVASAIAIIRDPELGRNMCFHRLMLLDRKKFVARIVEDRGTDTALKKSGGELEIAMCIGNSTAVLLAASTSLPKGVDELGMANVLEKTELVKCKTVDLEVPRDCEIVLEGRITKERAPEGPFLDLTGILDKVRQQPVIEISCMTSREKPIYQTILAGRKEHKLLMGMPREPTIFNETNKVCECKDVYITIGGCSWLHAVVQIKKRNADDGKKAIRAAFKGHRSLKHCVVVDDDINIYDPNEVEWAIATRFQADEDAVILPKQRGSSLDPSGDLTEGKKAITCKMGLDATIPFTQTGKGFRKEEYREVDLGKFL, encoded by the coding sequence TTGGGGTTTAGACGTTTCTTGGAACAACTTGACACAGAAGGAGAACTAACAAGAGTAAGAAAGGAAGTCTCGACTGAGTATGAACTGGCGGGAATTATAGATGCCCTCAAGGAAAAGCCCATATTTTTTGAGACAGTGAAAGAGTCCAACATCCCTGTTGTAGCTGGTCTCGTCTCTTCAAAAGAGTTGGTCGCCAAAGCTCTAAACGTAGAAAGGAGGCAATTGCTGCACAAGCTATCTAATGCGATAAAAAAGCCTTTTCCGTCTCCGAATGTTGTGAAGAAGGGAGAATGCCAACAAATCGTTGAGAAAGATGTTGATCTAACAAAACTCCCGATAATGAAGTACACAGAAAAGGACGGTGGAAAATATGTGGCATCCGCCATAGCGATAATAAGGGACCCTGAATTGGGTAGAAACATGTGCTTCCACAGGTTGATGCTGCTGGATAGGAAAAAGTTTGTAGCCAGAATCGTCGAAGATAGGGGAACGGACACCGCCCTGAAAAAATCTGGTGGCGAACTTGAGATAGCGATGTGCATAGGAAACTCAACCGCCGTTCTCCTAGCTGCTTCCACATCTCTGCCGAAAGGCGTCGACGAATTAGGAATGGCTAATGTGCTAGAAAAAACGGAACTGGTGAAATGTAAAACCGTTGATCTCGAGGTCCCGAGAGACTGTGAAATTGTATTAGAGGGAAGAATAACGAAAGAAAGAGCACCTGAAGGGCCATTCTTAGACCTCACAGGAATCCTCGACAAGGTAAGACAGCAACCAGTAATAGAAATAAGCTGCATGACCTCTAGAGAAAAGCCCATCTACCAAACCATACTTGCTGGAAGAAAAGAACACAAGCTATTAATGGGAATGCCCAGAGAACCAACTATCTTCAATGAAACGAACAAAGTTTGTGAATGCAAGGATGTTTACATAACTATTGGTGGTTGCAGCTGGCTGCATGCAGTCGTGCAAATAAAGAAACGGAACGCAGATGATGGAAAAAAAGCGATCAGAGCGGCTTTTAAAGGTCACAGATCATTGAAGCACTGTGTTGTTGTGGATGACGACATAAATATCTATGATCCGAATGAAGTCGAGTGGGCAATTGCAACTAGATTTCAAGCAGATGAAGATGCTGTTATCCTACCAAAACAAAGAGGATCTTCTCTTGATCCCTCTGGAGATTTGACTGAAGGAAAAAAAGCGATAACATGCAAGATGGGATTAGACGCAACGATTCCATTCACACAAACAGGTAAAGGCTTCAGGAAAGAGGAATACAGAGAAGTTGATCTAGGCAAATTCTTGTGA
- the fni gene encoding type 2 isopentenyl-diphosphate Delta-isomerase, with protein sequence MPGQTENRKADHIRISLEENVHARRIATGFESVCFVHRALPEIDRDRIRLTTRVFDHEFSAPIFVGAMTGGTKEAAKINTFIAEAVEELGLGMGVGSQRAAIEEAELESTYKIVRKKAPEAFLVANIGASQLVQGYGVEEAERAVEMIEADALAIHLNPLQEAIQPEGEANYVGVLQKIEEITKALQLPIIVKETGAGISAETAKKLEQAGVQGIDVSGAGGTSWAAVEYYRAKTAEDVFRQRLGESFWDWGIPTVASLVEVSQSTKLTVMASGGVRTGIDVAKALALGASLASMSTPILRPATKSTSEVKKVLNFVIEELRNTMFLVGAESLDEMKKAPLILLGETADWLEKRGFKPELYARR encoded by the coding sequence TTGCCAGGTCAAACGGAGAATAGAAAAGCTGATCACATACGAATCTCCTTGGAGGAAAATGTGCACGCTAGAAGGATTGCCACGGGTTTTGAAAGCGTCTGCTTCGTGCACCGAGCCTTACCTGAAATCGACCGCGATAGAATCCGTCTCACTACGAGAGTTTTCGATCACGAATTTTCCGCTCCGATTTTTGTTGGCGCCATGACTGGAGGTACAAAAGAGGCCGCAAAAATCAACACTTTTATCGCTGAAGCGGTTGAGGAGCTCGGTTTGGGGATGGGTGTTGGAAGCCAAAGAGCAGCAATAGAAGAAGCTGAACTAGAGTCAACATACAAAATTGTTAGGAAGAAGGCTCCAGAGGCCTTTTTGGTTGCCAACATTGGAGCATCTCAGCTTGTGCAAGGATATGGTGTTGAAGAAGCTGAAAGAGCGGTGGAAATGATTGAAGCAGACGCCTTAGCAATTCACCTAAACCCACTGCAGGAGGCAATCCAACCAGAAGGTGAAGCAAATTATGTTGGTGTCCTTCAAAAAATAGAAGAGATAACGAAGGCGCTTCAATTACCCATAATTGTAAAAGAGACAGGGGCAGGTATATCCGCTGAAACTGCGAAGAAACTTGAACAGGCTGGAGTACAAGGCATCGATGTTTCTGGCGCTGGTGGGACAAGTTGGGCGGCTGTAGAATATTACCGAGCAAAAACTGCTGAAGACGTGTTTCGACAACGGTTGGGCGAGAGTTTCTGGGACTGGGGTATACCTACTGTTGCAAGCCTGGTAGAAGTCAGCCAATCCACAAAACTTACGGTCATGGCTTCGGGCGGGGTGCGAACAGGTATAGATGTAGCAAAGGCATTGGCGTTGGGTGCAAGTCTAGCCAGCATGTCTACTCCAATACTACGTCCTGCTACTAAGAGCACAAGCGAAGTGAAAAAAGTCTTGAATTTCGTCATCGAAGAATTGAGAAACACCATGTTCCTCGTCGGCGCAGAATCATTGGACGAAATGAAGAAAGCTCCCTTGATATTACTAGGAGAGACAGCAGATTGGTTAGAAAAGCGAGGCTTCAAACCTGAATTGTATGCAAGGCGATAA